DNA sequence from the Stutzerimonas decontaminans genome:
GGCAACGACCGTCTATTTATGCTCGAGAACACACTGAGGTGCGGCTGTAGTGCTGGAATAGCCGCCGCGGGGGAAACCGGAGTAAAACCGGTAACAGAAGGAGATGGAAATCAAAGCGGCAATAGTCCGTAAAAAAAACGGCCCATTCTTATTCGGGCATGTAGCTCTTAATGAGCTGCAGAAGATCAAGTTCTCGTTATATTGGTTGCGACCGGGTTGTGTCATACGGATCTGATTTGTCGCGATCAGCATTATCCGGTTCCGCTCCCGATGGTTTTAGGGCATGAAGGGCCTGGTGTAGTTCCTGCTATTCAATCGTAAGCTTCGTGGAATCGTCGAAGATCAGTCGATTTCAGATATTTTTATTCCGAGGTTGGTAGAACTTTATCGCCAGGGGAAGTTTCTATTTGACAAGCTAATTAAGTTTTATCCTTTTGAGGAAATCAATCGAGCCGCCGAAGACTCGGAAGAAGGGGTCACGCTCAAGCCGGTGCTCCATATTGGTTGAAACGTGCTGGTAGAATTACGCGGCTCGTGTGGGCTTTTCTAAGGTTGCGGGCAGTTTGCTTTTAGTGATGTTGTATCCCAAAAACAAAATTAATAAACGGTGGAACATATGATTAAAAAAAAAAATTTACTCAATAAAACAATTAGTGCTGCGATCTTGGGTATTGCGTCAAGCCATGCGGTAGCGACGGATGGTTTGATTTTGGAGGGCTTTGGCGCGGTTTCCAGAAGCATGGGCGGTACGGCTGTTGCTCATTATGTCGGGCCCGCGTCAATGATGGTCAACCCAGCGACAATGGACTTGTCTGATGCGACAGGTGAAATACTGCTAGGGCTAGATCTGATTACCACAGATATCAGCGCCACCAATCTTGGTACAGGCGAGAAAGCGTCATCAAGTCGGCATTCTAATAATAGAGGCCCCTATGTTGCCCCTCAGCTTGCTTTTATCCGTAAAGTTTCTAACTGGACCTTTGGCGCGGGCATATTCGCACAAGCGGGGATAGGGGTCGAGTATGGGAAGGACAGTTTTTTGTCCCGCGGCGATATTGGCGGAATGGGCTATGCCGCCGATGCTGATACCGGCCTTGAGAACGCCAGTCGCTTGTTTATACTTGACATACCTTTTGCCGTGAGTTTTAAGATTAACGATCGTCTTGTTATCGGTGGATCGCTAGATGCAAAATGGAGTGGTTTGGATCTCGATTATTTGCTGGGAACGAACCAGTTGGGTAGTCTCGCCGGTGATGGGCGTGTGTCCGGTTCGCTGTTGGGCTTGATCGGCACTTTACCCGACCCGCGGGGTGTGCATTTGAGCGTTAGCCAAAACAAGGAACTTCCGAGTGGTGTCGATGGTTGGGGATACTCGGGTAGGTTAGGTTTGCTATATAAGATTACGCCAACGACCAAGTTGGGTATCTCCTACATGCTCAAAAGCCATATGAACGACTTGAAAGGGAAGGGGACTGTTACCGCGGTAGATGGCCTCATCGGTAATGTGCCTATCGAGGGCGAGGTTCGTGTTTTAGACTTTAATACCCCTGCCAAACTTGACGTGGGTCTGAGCCACCAAGTTACGGACAAATTACTCGTTGCTGTTGATGTGTCTCGCGTTTTTTGGAAGGATGCCTGGAAGGATATAAAGGTAGGGTTTTCTAGTGATGTTGGTGATGTCGACTTAAGACTTCCTCAAAATGCCAAGGATCAAACAATAGTGGCGATTGGGGCTTCGTATGCAGCTACCCCGAATTTAACAGTGCGAGCAGGTTACCGTCAGGCGACGCAGCCCTTTAATGATGAGGGATTGTTGGCGCTAGTTCCGGGTATTTTGCGGAAACACGCTTCCTTGGGATTCAGCTACCAAGTATCAAAATCGGGTAGGTTCGATGCTGCGTATTCGCATGCCTTCGAGCAAAGTATGACCAATCGATCGGCTTACAACACCTCGTCGCCCGTGAGATCGTCCATGTCGCAAGATAATTTCGTCTTAGCCTATAATTATTCATTCTGATTAAATCGCTATCGTGAGCATCTGAAGTTCGTACTAATTAATTTTAGCCGCTGTCTTTGTTGGCTCGATCTTCGGGGGCAATAGCGATCTGGTTGACTAGGGATGGTCTGAAGTAGTCACGTATTTCTGGCTGACTTCAGCCCTGCCAATTTTAAAAGCGGCGATTCGTCTAAAAAACGATCGAATCATCTATTCTTTCTGGATTTTTAGCCGCCGCGAGCACCTCGCGGCGGCCATTTCCCGCATTACAGGCGCACCTCTCCTGTATTCGCCAGTAAATGTCGGCGCGCCATCCACAGGTTCGACAGGGCGAACAGCGTCACCAACTGCGCCGTGTTCTTCACCAGCCCTCGAAAGCGAACTTTGGTGTAACCAAAGTAAGCGCTCCATAAACCCACCTACCGCTAAGGACGGTCTGAAGTAGTCACGTATTTCTGGCTGACTTCAGCCCTGCCAATTTCAAAAGCGGCGATTCGTCTAAAAAACGATCGAATCATCCATTCTTTCTGGGTTTTTAGCCGCCGCGAGCACCTCGCGGCGGCCATTTCCCGCATTACAGGCGCACCTCTCCTGTATTCGCCAGTAAATGTCGGCGCGCCATCCACAGGTTCGACAGGGCGAACAGCGTCACCAACTGCGCCGTGTTCTTCACCAGCCCTCGAAAGCGAACTTTGGTGTAACCAAACTGGCGCTTGATCACCCGAAACGGGTGCTCGACCTTCGCCCGCACCTGCGCCTTGGCCTTCTCGACCTTGCGCTTGGCTTTGTAGAGCGGGCTGCTCTTGCCAAGCTTCTTGTAAGTGCTGCGGCGTGCCGCGACGTAAGCGCTCCATAAACCCACCTACCGCTAACAAGGTTCGCAAGTCAGGATGCAGTTGCTGGCGAGCAGTTCCATGGCAGCAGTGCTTCGCAGTCGTCTACGCTGCTGGCGGTCGGCAGGCGTTCGAGGATGTGGCGCAGCCAGGCGTAAGGTTCCTGGCCGTTGGCCTTGGCGGTTTCGATCAGGCTGTAGATCTGCGCGCTGGCCCTGGCGCCTTTCGGGGTGTCGCTGAACAGCCAGT
Encoded proteins:
- a CDS encoding OmpP1/FadL family transporter, with protein sequence MIKKKNLLNKTISAAILGIASSHAVATDGLILEGFGAVSRSMGGTAVAHYVGPASMMVNPATMDLSDATGEILLGLDLITTDISATNLGTGEKASSSRHSNNRGPYVAPQLAFIRKVSNWTFGAGIFAQAGIGVEYGKDSFLSRGDIGGMGYAADADTGLENASRLFILDIPFAVSFKINDRLVIGGSLDAKWSGLDLDYLLGTNQLGSLAGDGRVSGSLLGLIGTLPDPRGVHLSVSQNKELPSGVDGWGYSGRLGLLYKITPTTKLGISYMLKSHMNDLKGKGTVTAVDGLIGNVPIEGEVRVLDFNTPAKLDVGLSHQVTDKLLVAVDVSRVFWKDAWKDIKVGFSSDVGDVDLRLPQNAKDQTIVAIGASYAATPNLTVRAGYRQATQPFNDEGLLALVPGILRKHASLGFSYQVSKSGRFDAAYSHAFEQSMTNRSAYNTSSPVRSSMSQDNFVLAYNYSF